In Capsicum annuum cultivar UCD-10X-F1 chromosome 11, UCD10Xv1.1, whole genome shotgun sequence, one genomic interval encodes:
- the LOC107848302 gene encoding enoyl-[acyl-carrier-protein] reductase, mitochondrial isoform X1 has protein sequence MLSKHSHFVVPLCHDKQTSFLNIPTTVSPSSTAVVYDQHGPPDIVTRFTEIPPVEINENDVCVRMLAAPVNPADINRIEGVYPVRPPVPGTGGWEGVGEVHAVGSTVKVLSPGDWVIHSAYLPGTWQTYVVEDESLWYKIDKSTPIEYAATVSVNPLSALRMMEDFVALKPGDTIVQNGATSIVGQCVIQLARDRGIHSINIIRDKPESDEVKEKLIKLGADKVFTESELEVKSIKNLLDDIPEPLLGLNCIGGNAATMVIKFLKQGGTMVTYGGMSKKPITISTTSFIFKDISLKGYWLQEKNLDKAQYRCSIDYLLALARAGRLKYEMEMVPFKDFHTALERAMGKHGSRRKQVLKF, from the exons ATGTTATCTAAGCACTCACATTTCGTAGTACCTTTATGTCACGATAAACAAACCTCCTTTCTAAACATTCCGACCACCGTGTCTCCGTCGTCCACTGCGGTTGTTTACGACCAACATGGCCCACCCGACATCGTTACAAG GTTTACGGAGATTCCACCAGTGGAGATAAATGAGAATGATGTGTGTGTGAGAATGCTTGCAGCTCCCGTCAACCCTGCTGATATCAACAGAATTGAGG GAGTTTATCCGGTAAGGCCACCAGTACCAGGAACCGGAGGATGGGAAGGTGTTGGTGAAGTACATGCTGTGGGCTCTACTGTTAAGGTTCTTTCCCCTGGAGATTGGGTTATTCATTCTGCTTATCTTCCAg GGACATGGCAGACCTATGTTGTAGAAGACGAAAGTTTATGGTACAAAATTGATAAAAGCACTCCAATTGAATATGCTGCCACTGTTTCTGTTAATCCTTTGAGTGCCTTGAGAATGATGGAGGATTTTGTAGCCTTAAAACCAG GGGACACAATTGTGCAAAATGGAGCTACAAGCATAGTGGGACAATGTGTGATTCAACTAGCTCGAGATCGTGGaattcatagcataaatatcATAAGAGATAAGCCTGAATCTGATGaagttaaagaaaaattaatcaaacttGGTGCTGATAAAGTATTTACTGAAAGTGAACTAGAAGTGAAATCTATCAAAAATCTTCTG GATGATATACCTGAACCTCTTTTGGGTTTGAACTGTATTGGTGGAAATGCAGCTACGATGGTCATCAAATTCTTAAA gCAAGGTGGCACTATGGTTACATATGGAGGGATGTCAAAGAAGCCAATTACTATATCTACTACATCCTTCATATTCAAG gATATTTCATTGAAAGGATATTGGTTGCAAGAAAAGAATTTAGACAAAGCACAATATAGGTGTTCGATTGATTATTTGTTGGCCCTTGCTCGTGCTGGGAGATTGAAATATGA GATGGAGATGGTACCCTTTAAAGATTTTCATACAGCTCTTGAAAGGGCAATGGGGAAACATGGAAGTCGAAGGAAACAAGTTCTTAAGTTCTAA
- the LOC107848302 gene encoding enoyl-[acyl-carrier-protein] reductase, mitochondrial isoform X2 produces the protein MLAAPVNPADINRIEGVYPVRPPVPGTGGWEGVGEVHAVGSTVKVLSPGDWVIHSAYLPGTWQTYVVEDESLWYKIDKSTPIEYAATVSVNPLSALRMMEDFVALKPGDTIVQNGATSIVGQCVIQLARDRGIHSINIIRDKPESDEVKEKLIKLGADKVFTESELEVKSIKNLLDDIPEPLLGLNCIGGNAATMVIKFLKQGGTMVTYGGMSKKPITISTTSFIFKDISLKGYWLQEKNLDKAQYRCSIDYLLALARAGRLKYEMEMVPFKDFHTALERAMGKHGSRRKQVLKF, from the exons ATGCTTGCAGCTCCCGTCAACCCTGCTGATATCAACAGAATTGAGG GAGTTTATCCGGTAAGGCCACCAGTACCAGGAACCGGAGGATGGGAAGGTGTTGGTGAAGTACATGCTGTGGGCTCTACTGTTAAGGTTCTTTCCCCTGGAGATTGGGTTATTCATTCTGCTTATCTTCCAg GGACATGGCAGACCTATGTTGTAGAAGACGAAAGTTTATGGTACAAAATTGATAAAAGCACTCCAATTGAATATGCTGCCACTGTTTCTGTTAATCCTTTGAGTGCCTTGAGAATGATGGAGGATTTTGTAGCCTTAAAACCAG GGGACACAATTGTGCAAAATGGAGCTACAAGCATAGTGGGACAATGTGTGATTCAACTAGCTCGAGATCGTGGaattcatagcataaatatcATAAGAGATAAGCCTGAATCTGATGaagttaaagaaaaattaatcaaacttGGTGCTGATAAAGTATTTACTGAAAGTGAACTAGAAGTGAAATCTATCAAAAATCTTCTG GATGATATACCTGAACCTCTTTTGGGTTTGAACTGTATTGGTGGAAATGCAGCTACGATGGTCATCAAATTCTTAAA gCAAGGTGGCACTATGGTTACATATGGAGGGATGTCAAAGAAGCCAATTACTATATCTACTACATCCTTCATATTCAAG gATATTTCATTGAAAGGATATTGGTTGCAAGAAAAGAATTTAGACAAAGCACAATATAGGTGTTCGATTGATTATTTGTTGGCCCTTGCTCGTGCTGGGAGATTGAAATATGA GATGGAGATGGTACCCTTTAAAGATTTTCATACAGCTCTTGAAAGGGCAATGGGGAAACATGGAAGTCGAAGGAAACAAGTTCTTAAGTTCTAA